One window of the Trifolium pratense cultivar HEN17-A07 linkage group LG2, ARS_RC_1.1, whole genome shotgun sequence genome contains the following:
- the LOC123906790 gene encoding uncharacterized protein LOC123906790, translating into MYATRLLSMYKRNPSALSDPPPSGPNSGYLVIFDEEAQTYSCFGLCKDKRIKDFPFPQNKNLSILYSVGENTYSEEAIFLPVLNQPLSSNRYYVIRRKGKNQGQASTSSKEEDKSSCLCCSFVHDVKPRPLEPFDDYQQVEIIKKRYGFQAKSIASDGIPPGLLREKGWSLYASTPHNYHLEQALGSNDSLRSKLPNFDFPLSNGRSESVVVGKWYCPFMFVKERMKLKEQMKMSMFYELTLEQRWETIFSKENETNGENNVLVDVAIQTEVAKVGGREAVWDENRLVDGVFWFRSVEDLGKEISVGLSLEVVKAMKWEQERFGWIAGNGRQMRVTKVEEFDGTNKWKKFSCYVLVESFVLKRMDGRLVLNYDYRHLHQIRSKWE; encoded by the exons ATGTATGCAACAAGATTACTTTCCATGTACAAAAGAAATCCTAGTGCTCTTTCAGATCCACCACCATCAGGACCAAATTCAGGTTATCTTGTGATATTTGATGAAGAAGCTCAAACTTAttcttgttttggtttatgTAAGGACAAAAGAATCAAGGATTTCCCTTTCCCTCAGAACAAAAATTTAAGCATCTTATATTCAGTAGGTGAAAACACTTATTCAGAAGAAGCTATATTTCTTCCTGTATTGAATCAACCATTGTCTTCAAATCGCTACTATGTCATAAGAAGGAAAGGGAAAAATCAAGG CCAAGCTAGCACAAGTTCAAAGGAAGAGGACAAGAGCTCATGTTTATGCTGTAGTTTTGTCCATGATGTTAAGCCGAGACCTTTAGAGCCTTTCGACGATTATCAACAAGTTGAAATAATCAAGAAGAGATATGGTTTTCAGGCAAAATCCATTGCATCGGATGGAATCCCACCTGGTTTATTAAGGGAAAAAGGGTGGAGTCTTTATGCTAGTACTCCTCACAATTACCATTTAGAACAAGCTTTAGGTTCAAATGATTCCTTGCGTTCCAAGCTACCAAATTTCGACTTTCCATTGTCCAATGGTCGTTCTGAATCAGTGGTTGTTGGAAAGTGGTATTGCCCTTTTATGTTTGTGAAGGAAAGAATGAAATTAAAGGAGCAAATGAAGATGTCAATGTTTTATGAGCTAACACTTGAGCAACGATGGGagacaatattttcaaaagaaaatgaaaccAATGGAGAGAATAATGTACTTGTAGATGTTGCTATTCAAACAGAAGTTGCTAAGGTTGGTGGAAGGGAAGCTGTTTGGGATGAAAATAGATTGGTTGATGGAGTCTTTTGGTTTAGGAGTGTTGAAGATTTAGGAAAAGAAATAAGTGTTGGCTTGAGTTTGGAAGTTGTTAAAGCAATGAAATGGGAACAAGAAAGATTTGGATGGATTGCTGGAAATGGAAGACAAATGAGGGTAACAAAAGTTGAAGAGTTTGATGGAACAAATAAATGGAAGAAATTTAGTTGTTATGTGTTGGTTGAAAGTTTTGTATTGAAGAGAATGGATGGAAGATTGGTTCTAAATTATGATTATAGACACTTACATCAAATTAGGAGCAAATGGGAATAG